A genomic window from Scomber scombrus chromosome 18, fScoSco1.1, whole genome shotgun sequence includes:
- the prl gene encoding prolactin: MAHRGTNGSKLFMTVLCMVAVCGAIPITDLLDRASQHSDKLHSLSTILTQELDSHFPPIGRVIMPRPSMCHTSSLETPTDKDQALQVSEANLMSLARSLLQAWMDPLVVLSTSAHTLPHPSRNSIFNKVQELQEHSKNLGDGLNILSGKMDPMAQTISYLPYSNNIGQDKISKLTNFQFLLSCFRRDSHKIDSFLKVLRCRAAKMQPHLC, from the exons atggctCACAGAGGAACCAATGGCAGTAAACTCTTCATGACAG TGTTGTGCATGGTGGCAGTGTGTGGTGCTATCCCCATCACCGACCTGCTGGACCGAGCCTCTCAGCACTCTGACAAACTCCACTCCCTCAGCACAATACTCACCCAAGAGCTG GACTCTCATTTCCCTCCTATAGGCCGGGTGATCATGCCCCGCCCTTCAATGTGCCACACTTCCTCTCTTGAGACACCCACTGACAAGGACCAAGCTCTTCAAGTGTCA GAAGCAAACCTAATGTCATTGGCTCGTTCCCTGCTTCAAGCCTGGATGGACCCATTGGTAGTCCTCTCGACTTCCGCTCACACCCTGCCTCACCCATCCCGGAACAGCATATTCAACAAGGTCCAGGAGCTGCAGGAGCACTCCAAGAACCTGGGAGATGGCCTGAACATACTATCGGGCAAG ATGGATCCAATGGCTCAGACCATCTCCTACCTACCCTACAGCAACAACATCGGCCAGGACAAGATATCTAAATTGACCAACTTCCAATTCCTTTTGTCCTGCTTCCGTCGGGACTCTCACAAAATTGATAGTTTCCTGAAGGTCCTACGCTGCAGGGCAGCAAAGATGCAACCCCACCTGTGCTGA